The following are encoded in a window of Acidobacteriota bacterium genomic DNA:
- a CDS encoding aminotransferase class V-fold PLP-dependent enzyme gives MNPSIGPSPGTWPWDMLFYSVPLRQGDVILTSRAEYVSNYLAFLHRGRRCGVVVEVVPDDETGQLSLEAMEKMIDARRFENWESYVAGRVGLAATVDYALAVGIGNIRLRVQALARASVHYYNTEDEIERFCCELASA, from the coding sequence ATGAACCCGTCTATCGGGCCGTCACCCGGCACCTGGCCCTGGGACATGCTCTTCTACTCCGTCCCGCTGCGGCAAGGGGACGTGATCCTGACCTCCCGCGCCGAGTATGTCAGCAATTACCTGGCCTTTCTGCATCGGGGGCGGCGGTGCGGCGTCGTCGTCGAGGTCGTGCCCGACGACGAGACCGGGCAATTGTCCCTGGAGGCGATGGAGAAGATGATCGATGCCCGAAGATTCGAGAACTGGGAGAGCTACGTGGCCGGGCGCGTCGGGCTGGCCGCGACGGTCGATTATGCCCTGGCCGTCGGAATCGGGAACATCCGCCTGCGCGTCCAGGCCCTGGCGCGCGCCTCCGTCCACTATTACAACACCGAGGACGAGATCGAACGCTTCTGCTGCGAACTCGCCTCGGCGTGA
- a CDS encoding type II toxin-antitoxin system Phd/YefM family antitoxin: MGHRWQLQEAKNKFSKLVEKARQEGPQFVTKHGKESIVVLSVEEYKKIIKPKSNLFQFIQTSPLSKTSVSIERDKSSGRDIEL, translated from the coding sequence ATGGGACATCGATGGCAATTGCAGGAAGCAAAAAATAAATTCAGCAAACTTGTTGAAAAGGCTCGGCAAGAAGGTCCTCAATTCGTTACCAAACACGGAAAGGAATCCATCGTGGTTCTTTCCGTGGAGGAGTATAAAAAAATCATTAAACCCAAATCCAACCTGTTTCAATTCATTCAGACGTCTCCCTTATCAAAAACTTCAGTTAGCATTGAACGGGATAAAAGCTCCGGCAGAGATATCGAATTATGA